A region from the Bacteroidota bacterium genome encodes:
- a CDS encoding class I SAM-dependent methyltransferase: MTAQILSRWAGNEAQYNKYRPGVPVKLRQILLRYLQSKQIELVVDLGCGTGNSTRSWSSCADKVIGIDPSENMIRMALRRTKNKNVNYRIAYGHQTTLPDGVASLVTASSSIHWMEPETTLREIKRILKPYGLFAFWGPSHPPVTPFMQLDQAYVDFVAEINANKLLLTMPQRWKWETILETINKNNLFILHRYFNLEAQMHWNKNDYKNWLFTTNEIPGLLNSGHEKFKKALDRFTDSIDKYLGLEKHPVFFVYNIHAFMNDSEQLA; the protein is encoded by the coding sequence ATGACTGCGCAAATACTATCTCGTTGGGCTGGCAACGAAGCTCAATATAATAAATACCGCCCTGGAGTTCCTGTGAAGCTCAGGCAGATTCTGTTGCGCTATTTGCAATCCAAACAAATCGAGCTGGTTGTTGATCTGGGATGTGGAACGGGTAATTCAACACGTAGCTGGTCTTCTTGTGCAGACAAGGTTATCGGTATCGACCCCTCGGAAAATATGATCCGGATGGCGCTCCGGCGTACAAAAAACAAAAATGTAAACTATCGCATTGCTTATGGTCATCAGACTACCTTACCAGACGGGGTTGCTTCCCTGGTAACTGCATCTTCATCAATACATTGGATGGAGCCTGAAACCACACTCAGGGAAATAAAGCGCATACTTAAACCGTATGGGCTATTTGCGTTTTGGGGGCCATCACATCCTCCTGTCACCCCATTCATGCAGCTGGATCAGGCCTATGTTGATTTTGTTGCCGAAATAAACGCAAACAAACTATTGCTCACCATGCCACAACGCTGGAAATGGGAGACGATCCTCGAAACTATCAATAAAAATAATCTTTTTATCTTGCATAGGTATTTCAACCTTGAGGCCCAGATGCACTGGAACAAGAACGACTACAAAAACTGGCTCTTCACAACCAATGAAATTCCCGGCCTTTTGAATTCAGGACACGAAAAATTCAAAAAGGCTTTGGATCGATTCACCGACAGCATTGATAAATACCTTGGATTGGAAAAGCATCCGGTATTTTTCGTTTATAACATACATGCGTTCATGAACGATTCAGAACAGCTTGCTTAA
- a CDS encoding archaeosortase/exosortase family protein: MSVFDKSSLNKLRSLHSDSRIRPLWNVVYFAILLLSFHFIYKWWAATGFYPIKNAVDSLFAFASDILFRQSDWILKHIFRAGHTTSDQTIWVSTNNGLWGYVEVSPGCTSLKQWLHFVFIMIFFPGPWKHKLWFIPAGIVVIHFVNIIRIVGLTLTLKPWPNHFDFFHDYIFKTFFYFMIFVMWVVWVEYFPSKPSTKHRS, from the coding sequence ATGTCAGTATTTGATAAATCCTCCCTGAATAAACTGAGATCCCTGCATTCTGACAGCCGCATTCGGCCACTATGGAATGTGGTTTATTTTGCCATTCTGCTGCTCAGTTTTCACTTCATATATAAATGGTGGGCCGCAACAGGCTTTTACCCAATAAAAAATGCCGTCGACAGCCTTTTCGCTTTTGCCAGCGATATTCTGTTCAGGCAAAGCGACTGGATTCTGAAACATATTTTTAGAGCCGGACATACTACGAGCGACCAAACCATTTGGGTTTCGACGAACAACGGATTGTGGGGATATGTTGAAGTGAGCCCGGGCTGCACCAGTCTAAAACAATGGCTGCACTTTGTTTTTATCATGATTTTTTTCCCAGGCCCTTGGAAGCACAAGCTATGGTTTATCCCGGCCGGAATTGTAGTCATTCACTTTGTGAACATTATCCGTATCGTAGGCCTCACGCTTACGCTCAAACCCTGGCCCAACCATTTCGACTTTTTCCACGACTACATCTTTAAAACCTTTTTCTACTTCATGATTTTCGTTATGTGGGTTGTATGGGTCGAATATTTCCCGTCAAAACCATCAACAAAACATCGCTCATAG
- a CDS encoding glycosyltransferase family 4 protein: protein MSENGFEVVGVSSKGQELEDVKNDENIRVVALEMTRTISPFSDLKSLWNLYKLCKKEKPNIVHSHTPKAGIIGMLGAKLAGVPIRLHTVAGLPLMEEKGIKRKILDFVEKLTYACATKVYPNSKGLYDFILENKFTSTEKLKVIGKGSSNGIDTTYFNPNQISEEQKENLKKSLGIQLEDFVFIFVGRIVKDKGINELIGAFSKLKTQNSKLLLVGNYERELDPLLPETETIIKTNPNIISVGFQPDVRPYFAVSDCLVFPSYREGFPNVVMQAGAMELPCIVSNINGCNEIVVEGENGMIIPVKDSRAILDAMNTLMNNQAYYQRLKTNARSMIQSRYEQQVVWNAILEEYNHLLSKLN from the coding sequence ATGTCCGAAAATGGTTTTGAGGTGGTTGGAGTTTCAAGTAAAGGACAAGAGTTAGAAGACGTAAAAAATGATGAAAATATTAGGGTTGTAGCATTAGAGATGACTCGTACGATTTCTCCTTTTTCGGATTTAAAATCACTTTGGAATCTTTATAAATTATGTAAAAAAGAAAAACCGAATATTGTACATTCTCACACTCCAAAAGCAGGAATTATCGGAATGTTAGGAGCAAAATTAGCAGGAGTCCCGATTCGTTTGCATACGGTTGCAGGTTTACCTCTAATGGAAGAAAAAGGAATCAAAAGAAAAATTTTGGACTTTGTAGAAAAACTTACTTATGCTTGTGCTACAAAGGTTTATCCGAATTCGAAAGGTCTGTATGATTTTATTTTAGAAAATAAATTTACTTCAACAGAAAAGCTGAAAGTAATCGGTAAAGGCTCTTCAAACGGAATTGACACCACCTATTTCAATCCGAATCAAATATCAGAGGAACAAAAAGAAAATCTTAAAAAATCATTAGGCATACAACTCGAAGATTTTGTTTTTATTTTTGTAGGACGGATTGTAAAAGACAAAGGAATCAACGAATTGATAGGTGCTTTCTCAAAACTCAAAACTCAAAACTCAAAACTTCTTTTGGTTGGAAATTACGAAAGAGAGTTAGACCCATTACTACCTGAAACCGAAACAATTATCAAAACAAATCCAAATATTATTTCTGTAGGTTTTCAACCAGATGTAAGACCTTATTTTGCTGTTTCGGATTGTTTGGTTTTTCCGAGTTACCGAGAGGGATTTCCGAATGTAGTGATGCAAGCGGGAGCAATGGAATTACCGTGTATTGTTTCTAATATTAATGGTTGCAATGAAATTGTAGTAGAAGGAGAAAATGGAATGATTATTCCCGTTAAGGATTCAAGAGCTATATTGGATGCTATGAATACATTAATGAATAATCAGGCATATTATCAGCGATTGAAAACCAATGCACGTTCCATGATTCAATCTCGTTATGAACAACAAGTGGTTTGGAATGCCATTTTAGAAGAATATAATCATCTTTTAAGTAAGCTTAATTAA
- a CDS encoding glycosyltransferase produces MNCVFFVTGLDSGGIENYLLRFLTYKAESFDQIYVFCKGGKAGQLEMKYKAIPNVIIHVKKISFFNPKDYIYIYKFFKKYNIDVVCDFTGNFAGVILLTAKWAGVNKRISFYRGATNHFKETKFRLFYNNFVQKMTYQYATDILSNSIAAFDYFYPNQWKTDSRFAVIYNGIDSRPFIEEDKTLREELNIPSSAFVIGHTGRFNEAKNHHTIIEVATLICKKYDDIYFLLCGNDVKDNLEAQVISKQLHDKVILLNYRSDIPRVLNTMDVFFFPSLTEGQPNALIEAMIMGLPFVASDIAPIQETVANNTQLFEPKDVDAFVKALEDLYLMRAKRDHNLKENTMMKFDYKMRFDEFYNKLL; encoded by the coding sequence ATGAATTGCGTTTTTTTTGTAACGGGATTAGATTCAGGAGGAATAGAAAACTATTTACTTAGATTTCTCACCTATAAAGCTGAGAGCTTTGACCAAATATATGTCTTTTGTAAAGGGGGAAAGGCAGGACAGTTAGAAATGAAGTACAAAGCTATTCCGAATGTAATTATTCATGTGAAGAAAATAAGCTTCTTTAATCCAAAAGATTATATATATATTTATAAATTCTTTAAAAAGTACAATATAGATGTTGTATGTGATTTTACAGGTAATTTTGCTGGAGTGATATTGCTTACTGCAAAGTGGGCTGGAGTGAATAAAAGAATTTCATTTTATAGAGGTGCAACCAATCATTTTAAAGAAACAAAATTTAGATTGTTTTATAATAATTTTGTACAAAAAATGACTTATCAATACGCTACAGATATATTATCAAACTCTATAGCGGCATTTGACTACTTTTATCCTAACCAATGGAAAACAGACAGTCGATTTGCTGTGATTTATAATGGAATTGACAGTAGGCCATTTATAGAGGAAGATAAAACACTCCGAGAAGAATTAAATATTCCATCGAGTGCCTTTGTAATAGGACATACAGGTCGTTTTAATGAAGCTAAAAATCATCATACAATTATTGAGGTTGCTACCCTAATTTGTAAAAAATATGATGATATTTACTTTTTACTTTGTGGTAATGACGTAAAAGATAATTTGGAAGCTCAGGTTATATCAAAACAGTTGCATGATAAAGTTATATTGTTAAATTATCGTTCAGACATACCTCGAGTTTTGAATACGATGGATGTATTTTTTTTTCCATCTTTAACCGAAGGACAACCAAATGCCTTAATTGAAGCAATGATTATGGGACTGCCATTTGTAGCCTCAGATATAGCCCCAATACAAGAAACCGTTGCAAATAACACTCAATTATTTGAGCCTAAAGATGTTGATGCATTTGTCAAGGCGTTAGAAGACTTATATTTAATGAGGGCTAAAAGAGATCACAATTTAAAAGAAAATACAATGATGAAGTTTGACTACAAGATGAGGTTTGATGAATTTTATAATAAACTGTTATGA
- a CDS encoding YdcF family protein, whose translation MFAFLFLNVYLFLNAGSWLIRSDEAPKSDVGIILIGRLVDRTLLAHSLLKQCKISRIVMVNDVVYDRNILDSIGFRAPSHATVSRELLLALGVADSLITIIPGDASSTRQEAGVFAEYLKSNQQIHTVSIIISSYHSRRSW comes from the coding sequence GTGTTCGCTTTTCTGTTTTTAAATGTTTATTTATTTCTAAATGCGGGTTCCTGGCTAATCAGGTCAGATGAAGCTCCAAAATCGGATGTAGGTATTATCCTCATAGGTCGTTTGGTAGATCGGACTTTACTGGCCCATTCACTCCTCAAGCAATGTAAGATCAGTCGGATAGTAATGGTGAATGACGTGGTATATGACCGCAACATTCTTGATTCTATTGGGTTCAGGGCTCCGTCCCATGCGACGGTGTCGCGGGAGTTGTTGCTAGCGCTTGGTGTTGCGGACAGCCTCATTACAATTATTCCGGGCGATGCATCAAGTACCCGTCAGGAGGCAGGAGTTTTTGCTGAATATTTAAAATCCAACCAGCAAATTCACACTGTTTCCATTATCATTTCATCCTATCACTCCCGGCGTTCCTGGTAA
- a CDS encoding acyltransferase, with protein sequence MSETGREKFKRNKRILNVLVKLFTFLPKSFLLFIWNCTANHSQILFVGLRYIILKARIKSCGDNVKIGTNVQILGWEKLSIGTNVSIHSNCYIDANGEIEIGNNVSVAHNSTILSTNHDWKDKTTPIKYNPVTYGKVTIFDDVWIGCGCRILAGVHIQNRAIIAAGAVVNKDVDSNVIVGGIPAKVIKEI encoded by the coding sequence ATGAGTGAAACGGGTAGAGAAAAGTTTAAAAGAAATAAGAGGATATTAAATGTTTTAGTAAAGCTCTTTACGTTTTTACCTAAATCATTTTTATTATTTATTTGGAACTGTACTGCAAATCATTCACAAATTCTATTTGTCGGGTTGAGATATATTATCTTAAAAGCAAGGATTAAATCTTGTGGAGATAACGTAAAAATAGGTACAAATGTCCAAATTTTAGGTTGGGAAAAATTATCAATTGGTACTAATGTTAGTATACACAGTAATTGTTATATTGATGCTAATGGGGAAATTGAAATTGGAAATAATGTTTCAGTGGCTCATAATTCTACAATTTTATCAACTAATCATGATTGGAAAGATAAAACTACTCCGATAAAGTATAATCCCGTTACTTATGGGAAAGTTACAATTTTTGATGATGTCTGGATTGGGTGTGGTTGTAGAATACTGGCAGGAGTTCACATTCAGAATAGAGCAATTATTGCAGCTGGTGCTGTTGTCAATAAAGATGTTGATTCAAATGTAATTGTTGGTGGGATACCAGCGAAAGTAATAAAAGAGATATGA
- a CDS encoding acetyltransferase yields MWIYGASGHGKVIYDCLVASGHENIGFVDDDPKKVEINGLKIHKTDFINPDNEQIIIGIGDSFIRRRLVESHLFKYHTVMHPTATLSPFSSVGEGSVLFHHCIIQSGTIIGRHCIVNTAASIDHDCEIGDYVHISPNATLCGGVTIGEGTHIGAGAIVIPGVKIGKWAVIGAGAVVTSDIPDKVVVVGIPARVSKHIPD; encoded by the coding sequence ATATGGATTTATGGCGCAAGTGGCCATGGTAAGGTTATCTATGATTGTTTGGTGGCCAGTGGACACGAAAATATCGGGTTTGTTGACGATGATCCGAAAAAAGTTGAAATTAATGGCTTAAAGATCCATAAAACAGATTTTATTAATCCAGATAACGAACAAATTATTATTGGTATAGGTGACAGCTTCATCCGCAGGAGGCTGGTTGAATCACATCTGTTTAAATACCACACGGTAATGCACCCAACAGCCACTTTATCACCATTTTCGTCAGTTGGAGAAGGATCTGTCCTGTTTCACCATTGCATCATTCAGTCAGGCACCATCATAGGCCGCCATTGTATTGTTAATACGGCCGCAAGCATCGATCATGATTGTGAAATTGGCGATTATGTGCACATTTCTCCAAATGCAACATTGTGTGGTGGCGTCACAATTGGTGAGGGAACCCATATTGGTGCTGGCGCCATAGTGATCCCGGGAGTTAAAATAGGCAAATGGGCTGTCATCGGTGCTGGAGCAGTGGTTACCTCAGATATTCCCGATAAAGTGGTCGTAGTGGGTATTCCTGCTCGTGTCAGTAAGCACATACCGGATTGA
- a CDS encoding helix-turn-helix domain-containing protein, producing the protein MPKPIIEITTDPDLGLMHHLVQGSLMPWLEENNDPMLFRILKERKEKEIPGNALYHLLIQRPFGAEKDVKEALQRLFAGNKEDKFNELFHAIKPIAENSDKLFFYLVLAIMALHSGVSNLLYQFNNLGEDEKALFLKKTVRTLQEFFNGCIDKCIERTETDKTILFVLANFIVILYAHLDKHLNGHLEKIPLSLNARGFLRPSGDENNRTMQTEIQRIVNQFIQKHYRAEKYGYEENAYEASLAHDDLPKGKNSAVDANNKLSRSEDGETVFLSTKEAAKLLNNVSPKTIVNWCKANRLKHLRIGKSYKIYKKELELMIKTQQTN; encoded by the coding sequence ATGCCTAAACCAATCATTGAGATTACGACAGATCCAGATCTGGGGCTGATGCATCATCTTGTGCAGGGGAGTCTTATGCCCTGGCTCGAAGAGAATAACGACCCCATGCTGTTTCGTATTTTAAAAGAAAGAAAGGAAAAAGAAATACCCGGAAATGCATTGTACCACCTTCTTATTCAGAGACCTTTCGGGGCGGAAAAAGATGTTAAAGAAGCATTGCAGCGGCTGTTTGCCGGGAATAAAGAAGACAAATTCAATGAGCTTTTTCATGCAATCAAGCCCATAGCAGAAAACTCGGACAAGCTGTTTTTCTATCTGGTGTTGGCCATCATGGCGCTGCATTCAGGGGTGTCAAATCTTCTTTATCAATTTAATAATTTAGGCGAGGATGAAAAGGCGCTTTTTCTGAAAAAAACGGTCAGGACGCTTCAGGAATTTTTTAACGGCTGTATCGACAAATGCATCGAAAGAACGGAAACAGACAAGACTATTCTATTCGTTTTGGCAAACTTCATTGTTATTCTTTATGCACACCTCGATAAACACCTTAACGGACATCTTGAAAAAATTCCGCTCAGTTTGAATGCAAGGGGCTTTTTGCGTCCTTCGGGCGATGAAAACAACAGGACAATGCAAACGGAAATACAGCGTATTGTCAATCAGTTTATCCAAAAGCATTACCGGGCGGAAAAGTATGGTTACGAGGAAAATGCTTATGAGGCATCGCTTGCTCACGATGATCTTCCAAAGGGAAAGAATAGCGCAGTTGATGCAAACAATAAATTAAGTCGTTCAGAAGATGGCGAAACGGTATTTCTGAGTACGAAGGAGGCGGCAAAACTACTTAATAATGTAAGTCCAAAAACGATTGTAAACTGGTGCAAGGCCAACAGGTTGAAGCACTTACGCATAGGAAAGTCCTATAAAATTTACAAAAAGGAACTCGAATTGATGATCAAAACACAACAAACCAATTGA
- a CDS encoding glycosyltransferase family 4 protein, translated as MTILFIHDHPFYSSQEIIYSGGGLPSIIWKNYLINFDKVIVYGRFSDNEKDKKVESSTKNVSFYLTKNYSSAIDAIKNYRKIKQELKVLIEKADVVLVRLPSVLGFIAAELAFKMNKKVWVEQVGNAKEALGSHGSLLGKVAAPLFEYQNKKVVKRADFVSYVTENKLQKDYPTQPQAITVALSDVIINSILEKQSLNQERFFGNIFRIGLIGGFDAKYKGQDVLLKAISLLEENIKSNIKISLVGKGDFSWVLDLARRLNLNENIEYIGRLEAGNQINDFLSTLSLYVQPSLTEGMPRATIEAMAMGCPVIGSNVGGIPDIVSKKFVHQRGNAQELSNHIKQLYLDREILIQESTSSLKKAVPYLKENLDKKRQEFYSLMNERLIDE; from the coding sequence ATGACAATATTGTTTATACACGATCATCCTTTTTATAGCAGTCAAGAGATTATTTATAGTGGAGGTGGTTTACCCTCTATTATATGGAAGAATTATTTAATTAATTTTGATAAAGTTATTGTTTATGGTCGGTTTAGTGATAATGAAAAAGACAAAAAAGTAGAGTCTTCTACAAAAAACGTCTCTTTTTATCTAACTAAAAATTATTCTTCAGCTATTGACGCTATAAAGAATTATCGAAAAATTAAACAAGAACTTAAAGTTTTAATTGAAAAAGCAGATGTGGTTTTAGTTCGTTTACCTAGTGTTTTAGGATTTATAGCAGCTGAATTAGCTTTTAAAATGAATAAAAAGGTATGGGTAGAACAAGTAGGAAATGCAAAGGAGGCACTTGGAAGCCATGGTTCTTTATTAGGTAAAGTTGCAGCTCCTCTCTTTGAATACCAAAATAAAAAAGTAGTAAAACGAGCAGATTTTGTAAGTTATGTTACCGAAAATAAACTTCAAAAAGATTACCCCACCCAGCCACAAGCAATAACTGTTGCTTTATCAGATGTCATAATCAATTCTATATTAGAAAAACAAAGCTTAAATCAAGAACGATTTTTTGGAAACATATTCAGAATTGGACTTATCGGAGGATTTGATGCAAAGTATAAAGGACAAGATGTTTTGTTAAAGGCAATCTCTTTATTAGAAGAAAATATAAAATCAAATATTAAAATTAGTTTAGTAGGCAAGGGTGATTTTTCATGGGTTTTAGATTTAGCGAGACGTTTAAACCTAAATGAAAATATTGAATATATTGGAAGGTTAGAAGCAGGAAATCAAATTAATGATTTTTTAAGTACATTGTCTTTATACGTTCAGCCTTCTCTAACAGAAGGGATGCCACGTGCCACCATTGAGGCTATGGCAATGGGATGTCCAGTTATCGGTAGTAATGTAGGAGGAATTCCTGATATAGTTTCAAAGAAATTTGTTCATCAGCGAGGTAATGCACAAGAATTGTCCAATCATATAAAACAATTGTATTTAGATAGAGAAATTTTGATTCAAGAAAGTACTTCAAGTTTAAAAAAAGCTGTTCCGTATTTAAAGGAAAATCTTGACAAAAAAAGACAAGAATTTTATTCTTTAATGAATGAAAGACTAATAGATGAATAA
- a CDS encoding ATP-grasp domain-containing protein yields MKKAIVLGGASSHISLLSNLRERGYVTQLVDIHPNPVARDFADVHHQISAMDVDAIQKLAIMERADLVISASGDQLNLVACRIAQKMGLPAPYNVETALLVTDKALMKNRMVEARVPTPAFIVAPFGRDIVLGGLKLPLIVKPADSYGSKGVRVAYSLRQLEDYIEYARTLSSLRKVIIEEFIEGREIVIDAFVAEGVIQIISIYEKYNIYSNQTVVQCFRSLRPLALEESMVDNLHDIAQNLVNAFGLQNTTLFIQTIVKNKEIFVIEFGARAAGGLASRATQLSTGFDAIDATINTYLGINTAVNLNPNPDYISTNSIYSLPDVFDKVKGQEELLDKKIIEELVIYKSPGMRISPYMTSADRVAGFIVKATNKEDLSDKTTLAINHLQIMNDKGQDIMIRDLFNGINDSHIVLPH; encoded by the coding sequence GTGAAAAAAGCCATCGTTCTGGGAGGAGCCAGTTCGCACATTTCGTTACTCAGCAATCTGAGGGAGAGAGGATATGTTACCCAATTGGTGGATATCCACCCCAATCCCGTGGCTCGGGATTTTGCTGATGTTCATCACCAGATCAGTGCTATGGATGTTGATGCCATCCAAAAACTGGCAATTATGGAAAGGGCAGACCTTGTCATCAGTGCAAGCGGTGATCAGCTTAATCTGGTGGCCTGCCGGATTGCGCAAAAGATGGGCCTTCCGGCGCCTTACAACGTTGAAACGGCTTTGCTGGTGACGGATAAAGCGCTGATGAAGAATCGCATGGTGGAAGCCCGGGTTCCCACACCAGCTTTCATCGTAGCGCCTTTTGGAAGGGATATTGTTTTGGGTGGTTTAAAATTACCGCTGATTGTCAAGCCTGCGGACAGTTACGGATCGAAAGGGGTTCGGGTTGCATACTCATTGAGGCAATTGGAAGACTACATTGAATATGCCCGAACGTTAAGTAGTTTGAGGAAAGTTATCATCGAGGAGTTCATTGAAGGGCGTGAGATCGTCATAGATGCTTTTGTTGCAGAGGGTGTAATTCAGATAATATCCATTTATGAGAAATACAACATCTACAGCAATCAAACGGTAGTGCAATGCTTTAGATCCTTGCGCCCCCTTGCCCTGGAAGAATCTATGGTCGATAATCTTCATGATATTGCACAAAATCTTGTGAACGCCTTTGGCCTGCAAAACACCACCTTGTTCATTCAGACGATCGTGAAAAACAAAGAAATCTTTGTCATTGAATTCGGTGCCAGGGCGGCCGGTGGACTTGCCAGCCGCGCCACACAGCTGAGTACAGGATTCGATGCCATTGATGCAACCATCAATACTTATTTGGGGATAAATACCGCAGTTAATCTTAATCCCAATCCTGACTACATTTCTACCAACAGCATTTATTCGCTTCCCGATGTGTTTGATAAAGTGAAAGGTCAGGAAGAGCTGCTTGACAAAAAAATCATTGAGGAATTGGTAATCTATAAATCTCCGGGCATGCGGATATCTCCATATATGACCAGCGCCGACCGCGTAGCGGGTTTTATTGTAAAAGCGACGAACAAAGAGGATTTATCCGACAAAACTACGTTGGCAATCAATCATTTGCAGATTATGAATGATAAGGGTCAGGATATCATGATTCGGGATCTGTTCAATGGGATAAACGATAGCCATATTGTTTTGCCTCACTAA
- a CDS encoding nucleotidyl transferase AbiEii/AbiGii toxin family protein, with amino-acid sequence MSNTVFDQMLSRYTIQTENDRINALHEVMQQVTLAGLYRAGFFNKTAFYGGTCLRIFHGLPRFSEDLDFSLLQPESDFSLENYFEAVIDEFKALGREVVISRKEKKNLSQVESAFLKDTTEIYNLSFQTTQSIKIKIEVDTQPPLGFSTEPKLLLLPFSFMVRCYTLPDLFAGKTHALLFRNWKNRVKGRDWYDFEWYVRNDIPLGFEHFSQRAAQTHNFTKETLTPPIFKEMLKKRISETDINLVKNDVRPFIKNQSETDIWTTDYFLQLVDFIKIKL; translated from the coding sequence ATGAGTAACACTGTATTTGACCAAATGCTGTCTCGATATACCATACAAACAGAGAATGACCGCATCAATGCGTTGCACGAAGTGATGCAGCAGGTTACTTTGGCAGGATTGTATAGGGCAGGATTTTTCAATAAAACTGCTTTTTACGGAGGCACTTGTTTAAGGATTTTTCACGGATTGCCTCGTTTTTCAGAAGATTTGGATTTTTCCCTATTGCAACCCGAAAGTGATTTTTCTTTGGAAAATTATTTTGAAGCAGTCATTGACGAATTTAAGGCATTAGGCAGGGAAGTAGTTATTTCAAGAAAAGAGAAAAAAAATCTATCACAGGTAGAATCTGCTTTTTTGAAAGATACAACCGAAATTTATAATTTGAGCTTTCAAACCACGCAAAGCATAAAAATCAAAATAGAAGTAGATACGCAACCTCCTTTGGGTTTTTCAACTGAACCAAAATTATTGTTGTTGCCTTTTTCTTTTATGGTCAGATGCTATACGCTTCCTGATTTGTTTGCGGGAAAAACACACGCTTTGTTGTTCAGAAACTGGAAAAACAGGGTGAAAGGGCGAGACTGGTATGATTTTGAATGGTACGTGCGAAATGATATTCCGTTGGGATTTGAGCATTTTTCACAAAGAGCAGCACAAACACATAATTTCACTAAAGAAACACTTACTCCTCCTATATTCAAAGAAATGCTTAAAAAAAGAATTTCTGAAACAGACATTAATTTGGTTAAAAACGATGTACGTCCGTTTATAAAAAATCAATCAGAAACCGACATTTGGACAACAGACTATTTTCTGCAATTAGTTGATTTTATAAAAATTAAGTTATGA